From a region of the Mycobacterium intracellulare ATCC 13950 genome:
- a CDS encoding cytochrome P450 → MVQALASDGIECLPLPPVNPMPYRQRLAAVREFSTGTERLRDAGGRVTSFKLGPRWLMPPMVLATSPEAIRDILSTKDDSVDKTTPVFDQVRRVIGASLTDLPFEQWKPRRRTLQPVFTKQRVSEFGGHMEQAAQSVSESWHEDALIDLDAECRTITLRALGRSVLGLDLEQRADEVVEPLRIALAYAVRRATRPLRAPRWLPTPARHRARAASAKLHALTREILRDCRADPTRVAPLVHALLAAEDPETGKRLSDDEICDELVMFLFAGHDTTTTALTYALWSLGHHTDCQNRVAAEVAALPDRPLTSDDIPQLGYTVQVIRESLRLCPPAPTGTRMASRDVQVGGYRVPKGTMLIVGRMAVQRDPQLWDDPLRFDPERFSPENFKALDRWQYVPFGGGPRSCIGDHFAMLEVTLALATLIRGVEIRSLDDEFPLALHFTMIAGGPIRARVRPRR, encoded by the coding sequence GTGGTTCAGGCCCTTGCAAGTGACGGCATCGAATGCCTGCCCCTGCCGCCGGTGAATCCGATGCCTTACCGTCAGCGCCTCGCGGCGGTACGGGAATTCAGCACGGGAACCGAACGGCTGCGTGACGCCGGCGGGCGGGTGACGTCGTTCAAGTTAGGGCCGCGATGGCTGATGCCCCCGATGGTGTTGGCGACGTCTCCGGAGGCCATCCGCGACATCCTCAGCACCAAAGACGATTCCGTGGACAAGACCACCCCGGTCTTCGACCAAGTGCGCCGCGTCATCGGCGCCAGCCTCACCGATCTTCCCTTCGAGCAATGGAAGCCACGCCGGCGCACCCTACAGCCGGTGTTCACCAAGCAGCGGGTGAGCGAGTTCGGCGGCCACATGGAGCAGGCGGCGCAATCGGTGAGCGAAAGCTGGCACGAGGACGCCCTGATCGATTTGGACGCCGAATGCCGCACGATCACCTTGCGCGCGCTGGGCCGATCGGTGCTCGGGCTCGACCTGGAACAACGGGCCGACGAGGTCGTCGAGCCACTGCGAATCGCGTTGGCCTACGCGGTCAGGCGCGCGACGCGCCCACTCCGTGCGCCGCGCTGGTTGCCCACACCCGCGCGTCATCGCGCGCGAGCGGCGAGCGCCAAACTTCACGCGCTGACACGGGAGATCCTGCGGGACTGTCGCGCCGATCCGACACGAGTCGCGCCCCTGGTCCATGCCCTGCTCGCCGCCGAGGATCCAGAAACCGGAAAACGGTTGTCCGATGACGAGATTTGCGACGAGCTCGTCATGTTCCTCTTCGCCGGCCACGACACCACGACGACCGCGTTGACGTATGCGCTGTGGTCTCTGGGACACCACACCGATTGCCAGAACCGCGTGGCCGCGGAAGTCGCGGCCCTGCCGGATCGGCCGCTGACGTCCGACGACATTCCACAGCTCGGCTACACGGTGCAGGTCATACGGGAATCGTTGCGCCTGTGCCCCCCGGCGCCTACGGGGACACGCATGGCATCCCGCGACGTCCAAGTCGGCGGCTACCGGGTGCCCAAGGGCACGATGCTCATCGTGGGGCGAATGGCCGTACAACGCGACCCGCAGCTTTGGGACGACCCGCTTCGATTCGACCCGGAACGATTCAGCCCGGAGAACTTCAAGGCTCTCGATCGGTGGCAATACGTGCCCTTCGGCGGCGGCCCCCGCTCGTGCATCGGCGACCATTTCGCCATGCTCGAAGTCACACTCGCCTTGGCGACACTCATCCGGGGAGTCGAAATTCGCTCACTCGACGACGAATTTCCGCTCGCGTTGCACTTCACCATGATCGCCGGCGGTCCGATCCGCGCGCGCGTCCGACCGCGCCGCTAA